The following DNA comes from Amycolatopsis albispora.
GAGCGCTGTTCGGCGGCTTCGGCCGCGGCCCGCGCGTAGTGCGCCGCGCGGCCCGCGGTGGCCGCGCTGCCCGCCCGCAGGTAGTGGTGCGCGATCGCGGCCACGTCATCGGGCCGCCGCTGCTCGATCAGCTCGGCCGCCGCGGTGTGCCAGCGTGCCCGGCGCGCCAGCGAGATGTCCTCGTAGAGCGTCTCCCGCACCAGGTCGTGTCCGAAGTGGACAAAGTCGGCACCGGCCTCGACCAGGAATCCCGCGGCCACTGCCGCTTCGACCGCCGCCAGCACCGCGTCCTCGTCCCCGGCCAGCGCGATCAGCAGGTCGAGTTCGACCTCCCGGCCGAGCACCGCGGCCTGCCGCAGCTGCGTTGTCCCGGCGGGCCCGGCCAGCCGGTGCCGGATCACCTCACGCACCCCGGCGGGCACCGCGTGCAGCCCGGCCTCGCCCTCGGCCGCCCACAACCGGGCGAGTTCACGGACGAAGAACGGATTTCCCCCGCTGCGCCGATGGATCACCCGGACGGCTTCACGCGTGGGTTCGCGGTGACCGACGGCGACGACCAGCTCGGCGACCTGCGGCTCGGTCAGCCCGCCGAGATAGACCCGCACCGGTTCGGCTCTGGCCGCGCGGCCGAGCGCGGCGGCCAGCCCGGCGGAGATCTCGGTCGACCGGTAGGTGCCAACCAGCAGGACCGGCCCGGCGCCGGGATCGGTGGCCAACCCGGTCAGCAACGCGAGCGCTTCCTCGTCGGCCCAGTGCAGGTCGTCGAAAACCAGCACCACCGGACCCCGCCCGCCGAGCTTCGCCAGGTACTCCTCCATCGCGCGCTGGCGGCGGAAGCGGGCGACGGCGAGGTCGTCCCCCGGCACCGCCGGAAGTTCGACACCGCCACCCCACGCCGTGGCCCAGCCCATCGCGCCCAGCCGCCGCGTCAACGCCCTGGCCAGCGCGGTTTTGCCCGCCCCGGCCGCGCCCGAAAGCAACACCAGCCCCGGCCGTCCCGCCGACGCGGTGGCCACCGCGGCCTTGATCAGGTCGGCCAGCTCGTCCTCCCGGCCGACGAACGGCTCATCGACCGGCGGCGGTGCCGGTGCGCTGAGCCGCGGTTCCTGCGCGAGCACGTCCGCCTCCAGCTGCCGCAGCTCGGCGCCTGGATCGACGCCCAGTTCCGTCCGCAGCACTTCGCGGGCCCGGCGCAGCGTGGCGAGCGCGTCACCCTGCCGCCCGGACCGGTACAGCGCCAGCGCGAGCAGCCGCCAGCCGTCCTCGCGCAGCGGGTGCCCGGCGACGTGCGCCCGCAGGTCGGGCACCGATTCGGCGGCCTGCCCCGCGGCGATCGCCGCTTCGGCACGGCGTTCGACGGCGAGCAGCCGCAGTTCGGTCAGCCGGTCGGCTTCGGCCCTCGCCCAGTCCTCGTCGGCGAATTCGACATACGCGGGCCCGCGCCAGAGCGCGAGCGCGTCGTCGAGCACCACCCGCGCGCGCTCGGCCTCTCCCCCGGCCAGCAGGCGGGCGGATTCGGCGACGGCCGCTTCGAAGCGCCACGCGTCCACGGCATCGGGCTCGGCACGCAGGGCGTATCCGGACGACTCGGTCACCAGCAGCCGGGACGGCGTGCGCGGCGGGCGGTCCGGCTCCAGCGCCTTCCGCAGCACACCGACGAAGGTCTGCACCGAGCCGAGTGCGCCGTCCGGCGGGTCGCCGCCCCAGAGATCGTCGATCAGCCAGGTCACCGGCACGACTCGGCCCCTCGCCACCAGCAGCCGCGCGAGCACGGCCTGGTGCCGCGGGCCGCCCAGCCGGACGGGCCCCGCCGCGTTCTCGGCCGTCAGCGGGCCCAGCACGCGGAACACCACCATGCCCACAACCTAACCGTGCTGATCCGGCGCTGATCGGCCGCTGATCGGAAGCGCCCACGATCGAGCGCATGATCCCTTCCTTCACCACCGAGCGCGTGACCGTCGCCGACGGCGTCGCGCTGCACACCGCCGTCGGCGG
Coding sequences within:
- a CDS encoding AfsR/SARP family transcriptional regulator is translated as MVVFRVLGPLTAENAAGPVRLGGPRHQAVLARLLVARGRVVPVTWLIDDLWGGDPPDGALGSVQTFVGVLRKALEPDRPPRTPSRLLVTESSGYALRAEPDAVDAWRFEAAVAESARLLAGGEAERARVVLDDALALWRGPAYVEFADEDWARAEADRLTELRLLAVERRAEAAIAAGQAAESVPDLRAHVAGHPLREDGWRLLALALYRSGRQGDALATLRRAREVLRTELGVDPGAELRQLEADVLAQEPRLSAPAPPPVDEPFVGREDELADLIKAAVATASAGRPGLVLLSGAAGAGKTALARALTRRLGAMGWATAWGGGVELPAVPGDDLAVARFRRQRAMEEYLAKLGGRGPVVLVFDDLHWADEEALALLTGLATDPGAGPVLLVGTYRSTEISAGLAAALGRAARAEPVRVYLGGLTEPQVAELVVAVGHREPTREAVRVIHRRSGGNPFFVRELARLWAAEGEAGLHAVPAGVREVIRHRLAGPAGTTQLRQAAVLGREVELDLLIALAGDEDAVLAAVEAAVAAGFLVEAGADFVHFGHDLVRETLYEDISLARRARWHTAAAELIEQRRPDDVAAIAHHYLRAGSAATAGRAAHYARAAAEAAEQRSAPHEAARLWREVVVRSDGRARLEATMGLVRALAVTGDLVRARQLRAEAVAEAEAFGDPLLTARVIGSFDVPAIWTANDDEAHSDRLVAAAERALAGLSGRDAERARLLTTIAMERRADTGGRGGEAAAEAVRLARGLRDPALLALALNGLFLQTFHRAGLAPDRARVGAELVALSGESGGLVTFEVLGHLIQLQSAAALSDLDTADEHAAAADRLAERYELPLVGVFTEWYAALRLAITGQHTAAAAAYREAAARLGGTGMSGLEPGILAFALLGVDPDTTGDFGPYEPWARPGESIPDSPRDLLFEARTCLHARHAIQNGQTSVMERLYAELLPAAGELAGAGSGLLTFGPVARYLGDLATALGRPADAATHYRQADALSRLGRRR